One genomic segment of Paenibacillus sp. FSL H8-0332 includes these proteins:
- a CDS encoding RNA methyltransferase yields MPASVEPIYIYTYAHSPDETSLCGMELRCLFGREIPPAIFASGVEVDVSRSPFIKERIDVMYEGDTLPEIYKQTEQVELGGRSFKVIFVKTNDLTPEHKIEYAERRVIEREIGLRIEGEADVNHPELVYGIVTLGGRWYFGPYHKNNATWFRQMKKPRSYSIALSTRVARAAVNMAVPRIPGVKLIDPCCGIGTVMVEALSMGIDVVGRDINPLIAAGARTNIAHFGFESVVTLGDIADIQEHYDAAIVDMPYNLYSRITPEEQFAILSHTRRIADRVVIVAIEAVDEMIAAAGFTIIDRCVARKGAFSRHLMLCE; encoded by the coding sequence ATACCTGCAAGTGTTGAACCGATATATATTTATACGTATGCCCATTCGCCGGATGAGACCTCGTTATGCGGAATGGAGCTGCGCTGCCTGTTCGGCCGGGAGATCCCTCCGGCTATATTTGCAAGCGGGGTAGAGGTGGATGTCAGCCGTAGTCCTTTTATCAAAGAGCGGATTGATGTGATGTACGAAGGGGACACGCTGCCTGAGATCTACAAGCAGACAGAGCAGGTAGAGCTGGGGGGGCGGAGCTTCAAGGTTATTTTTGTGAAGACTAATGATCTGACTCCTGAGCATAAAATCGAATACGCTGAGCGCAGAGTGATTGAGCGGGAAATCGGCCTGCGGATTGAGGGAGAGGCAGATGTAAACCATCCGGAGCTGGTGTACGGGATTGTAACGCTCGGCGGACGCTGGTACTTCGGCCCTTATCATAAGAACAATGCAACCTGGTTCCGGCAGATGAAAAAGCCCCGCAGTTACTCCATAGCGCTCAGCACACGGGTAGCCCGGGCGGCGGTCAATATGGCGGTTCCGCGCATACCCGGTGTGAAGCTGATCGATCCCTGCTGCGGAATTGGCACAGTAATGGTAGAAGCGCTGTCGATGGGCATCGATGTTGTCGGCCGTGATATTAACCCGCTAATTGCTGCTGGTGCACGGACGAACATCGCTCATTTCGGCTTTGAGAGCGTTGTTACGCTCGGAGATATCGCAGACATCCAGGAGCATTACGATGCGGCCATCGTGGATATGCCTTATAATCTGTATTCACGGATTACCCCCGAAGAGCAGTTTGCGATTCTGAGCCATACGCGACGGATTGCGGACAGAGTGGTCATTGTGGCGATTGAGGCGGTGGATGAGATGATTGCTGCGGCCGGTTTTACAATTATAGACCGTTGTGTGGCGCGAAAAGGTGCGTTCTCCCGTCATCTGATGCTGTGCGAGTAG
- a CDS encoding dipeptidase: MSYETYFQAEREAQLNELKQWLAIPSISALSTHKEDINTAAGWLVETLKRAGLENIELHPTAGHPVIYADYLHAPGKPTILVYGHYDVQPVDPLNLWTTPPFEPEIRDGKLYARGATDDKGQVFMHIKAIEAILKQEGTLPVNIKLCIEGEEEIGSVNLPPFLEANQDKLAADAVLVSDTSLLERGRPAICTGLRGLCSMEVTVNTALTDLHSGSYGGGVPNALHALVSLLSTLHDDKGRVSVEGFYEGVPALSPLLREEFAKQGVDEDKIRTALGLEQLYGEEGYTFVERVGARPTLELNGVYGGFQGEGSKTVIPKEAHAKITCRLVGDQDPQHILDAVEAHLKANIQKGAKVQVKQMEKARAFNIDPSHPILQTAADAYGKFYGTRALFTKDGGSIPIMESFARILKAPVVLMGFGLDDENLHAPDEHFNLENFDKGLLTLVEFLKTV; the protein is encoded by the coding sequence ATGTCATACGAAACTTATTTTCAGGCTGAGCGTGAAGCCCAGCTTAATGAACTCAAGCAATGGCTGGCTATCCCCAGCATTTCAGCCCTGTCCACCCACAAGGAAGATATTAATACCGCAGCCGGCTGGCTGGTTGAGACCCTAAAGCGTGCGGGTCTTGAGAATATCGAGTTGCACCCTACAGCCGGTCATCCGGTGATCTATGCAGATTACCTTCACGCTCCCGGCAAACCGACCATTCTGGTCTACGGCCATTATGATGTACAGCCGGTTGATCCGCTGAACCTGTGGACTACGCCTCCGTTTGAACCGGAGATCCGTGACGGCAAGCTGTATGCGCGCGGCGCTACAGACGACAAAGGTCAGGTATTCATGCATATCAAGGCTATTGAGGCTATCCTCAAGCAAGAGGGCACTCTGCCGGTCAACATCAAGCTCTGCATCGAAGGGGAAGAAGAGATTGGCAGCGTCAACCTGCCGCCATTCCTGGAAGCTAACCAGGACAAGCTTGCAGCAGATGCCGTTCTCGTCTCGGATACCTCCCTTCTGGAACGCGGACGCCCTGCCATCTGTACCGGACTCCGTGGTCTCTGCTCAATGGAGGTCACAGTGAACACCGCCTTGACTGATTTGCACTCCGGCTCCTACGGCGGCGGCGTTCCTAATGCGCTGCATGCGCTGGTCTCGCTGCTCAGCACCCTTCACGATGACAAGGGCCGTGTATCTGTAGAAGGCTTCTACGAAGGCGTACCTGCCCTGTCCCCGCTGCTGCGCGAAGAATTCGCCAAGCAGGGCGTAGATGAAGACAAAATCCGGACCGCCCTCGGCCTGGAGCAATTGTACGGCGAAGAAGGCTACACCTTCGTGGAACGGGTCGGCGCTCGTCCAACACTGGAGCTGAACGGCGTATACGGAGGCTTCCAAGGCGAAGGCAGCAAGACGGTAATCCCTAAAGAAGCCCATGCCAAAATTACCTGCCGCCTGGTCGGCGACCAGGACCCTCAGCACATCCTGGATGCCGTTGAAGCCCATCTGAAGGCTAATATTCAAAAGGGCGCCAAGGTTCAGGTGAAGCAGATGGAGAAGGCACGCGCCTTCAACATCGACCCGTCGCACCCGATCCTCCAGACCGCTGCCGATGCTTACGGCAAGTTCTACGGCACCCGCGCCCTCTTCACCAAAGACGGCGGATCTATCCCGATCATGGAGAGCTTCGCCCGCATCCTGAAGGCGCCGGTTGTCCTGATGGGCTTCGGACTCGATGACGAGAACCTGCACGCACCGGACGAGCACTTCAACCTGGAGAACTTCGACAAAGGCCTGCTGACCCTGGTCGAGTTCCTGAAGACCGTTTAA
- a CDS encoding NUDIX hydrolase: MEPKWLTWAKEIQGIAQTGLAYAKDVYDIERYQALRELSVDILANYTYESKERIRLSFAGEGGYSTPKVDVRGVIFQDDKILLVHEKLDGKWALPGGWADIGLSPSEVVVKEIAEESGYQAEAVRLLAVLDKKFHQHLPEPYHVYKMFILCRINGGEAAGGVETNGAGFFAEDALPELSEERNTVEQLHTLFQYLHNPEKEVILD; this comes from the coding sequence GTGGAACCGAAATGGTTAACCTGGGCCAAAGAAATTCAAGGGATTGCCCAGACCGGGCTGGCGTATGCCAAGGATGTATACGATATTGAACGTTATCAGGCGTTGCGGGAGCTGAGCGTGGATATTCTGGCGAATTATACGTATGAGAGCAAGGAGCGTATCCGGCTCTCCTTCGCGGGCGAAGGCGGGTATAGTACGCCTAAGGTGGACGTCCGGGGAGTTATTTTTCAGGATGATAAAATTCTGCTCGTACACGAGAAGCTCGACGGAAAATGGGCACTGCCCGGAGGGTGGGCGGACATCGGCCTGTCACCGAGCGAGGTGGTGGTGAAGGAGATTGCCGAGGAATCCGGCTACCAGGCGGAAGCGGTCCGTCTGCTTGCTGTGCTGGATAAGAAATTCCATCAGCATCTGCCGGAGCCGTATCATGTCTACAAAATGTTCATTCTCTGCAGAATTAACGGCGGGGAAGCGGCGGGTGGTGTGGAGACGAACGGTGCGGGTTTTTTTGCCGAGGATGCATTGCCCGAATTGTCGGAAGAGCGCAATACGGTAGAACAGCTGCACACTCTATTCCAATATTTACATAATCCCGAAAAAGAAGTAATATTGGACTAA
- a CDS encoding ASCH domain-containing protein — MTLTPEIAKYWESYLVKHPEAADKFDSAWAFGDNPRLADELLDLVLRGIKTGTAQNYELIEAQGLTMPFTGGLSILLDSEGQPRAIIETTKVEVVPFAEVTAEFAYSEGEDDRSLESWRYEHEVFFTRELEREGKPFNPDMRVVCETFQLVHINNDL, encoded by the coding sequence ATGACATTAACCCCGGAAATTGCGAAATATTGGGAGAGTTATCTGGTTAAGCATCCGGAAGCAGCGGACAAATTCGACAGCGCTTGGGCATTCGGCGACAATCCCCGGCTGGCAGATGAGCTGCTGGATCTGGTTCTGAGAGGAATCAAGACCGGGACCGCGCAGAATTATGAGCTGATTGAAGCACAGGGGCTGACCATGCCTTTTACAGGCGGGTTATCCATACTGCTGGACAGTGAGGGGCAGCCGCGTGCGATCATCGAAACGACGAAGGTGGAGGTCGTTCCATTCGCTGAGGTAACGGCTGAATTCGCCTACTCCGAAGGGGAGGATGACCGCAGCCTTGAATCCTGGCGCTACGAGCATGAGGTGTTCTTCACCAGGGAGCTGGAGCGTGAGGGCAAGCCATTCAACCCGGATATGCGGGTGGTCTGCGAGACCTTCCAGCTGGTGCATATCAACAACGACTTGTAA